The Edaphobacter sp. 12200R-103 genome contains a region encoding:
- the bglX gene encoding beta-glucosidase BglX, with protein sequence MASLSLGSQSRRFLFAGVLCCLLFAADHVTAAADKVTHTRQGSTTDADHFVDALLARMTLQEKIGQMSQIALNSPEGPKRDELILHGEVGSMLFVRDPQEINRLQHLAVEKSRLHIPILFGFDVVHGYRTVYPVPLALAASWDPATVEKAQRMAAREASSVGIRWTFAPMVDIARDPRWGRMMEGAGEDPYLGSRMAEAQVRGFQGDDLSAPDSIMACVKHFAGYGAAVGGRDYDSSDISDEQMQNIYLPPFHATVHAGAASVMSAYMDLNGVPATGNRWLLHDVLRKDWGFHGLVVSDWDSVPSLVTHGFAATPEDAAVRAVNAGVDMEMTSTSFRTYLADAVKKKLVTESTIDDAVRSILLAKYKLGLFKNPYVSLERSQKELVSPEQRSVSRAIAAKTAVLLRNENHLLPLKKDLRTIALIGPLIESQPDVMGSWSLGAHPQDTVTVVEGLKRSLASTGTKLLATKGVEIERGQPSIFDDQFPSPKPTLTTDAQKQAEFNHAIDLVRQADVAVLVLGEAQTMSGERASRSTLTLPGKQEQLLEAAVATGKPLVLVLVNGRPLNITWASQHVPAILDVWYPGTEAGDAIADLLFGDAVPGGKLPVTWPRSVGQVPIYYARNLTQIPNDPDTRYWDGSSAPLYPFGYGLSYTTFSLSDLRTSAKAVQAGESVDVSIDVRNTGSVIADEVVQLYTHQRAGSASRPVRELKGFRRITLKPSERQTVTLKLDTHDLGFWSTQTRSRSIEPGVFDLWVGTDSNATEHTTLEVTPQR encoded by the coding sequence ATGGCCTCGCTCTCTCTCGGTTCCCAATCGCGCCGGTTTTTATTCGCGGGTGTCTTGTGTTGTCTTTTGTTTGCTGCGGACCACGTAACAGCGGCTGCTGATAAAGTTACGCATACTCGCCAGGGCTCAACCACCGATGCGGACCACTTCGTCGATGCCCTGCTGGCCAGGATGACTCTCCAGGAAAAGATCGGGCAGATGTCGCAGATTGCTCTGAATTCTCCTGAGGGACCCAAGCGAGATGAACTGATCCTCCACGGAGAGGTTGGCTCCATGCTCTTTGTTCGCGATCCCCAGGAGATCAATCGCCTGCAGCATCTTGCGGTCGAGAAGAGCCGCCTTCACATCCCCATCCTCTTCGGATTTGACGTGGTGCATGGGTATCGCACCGTCTATCCCGTGCCGCTGGCTCTCGCGGCCTCGTGGGATCCTGCCACGGTCGAGAAGGCCCAAAGGATGGCTGCGCGCGAGGCAAGCTCCGTCGGAATCCGCTGGACCTTTGCCCCCATGGTCGATATTGCGCGCGATCCCCGGTGGGGGCGAATGATGGAAGGGGCAGGTGAAGATCCTTATCTCGGCTCCCGCATGGCCGAGGCTCAGGTGCGCGGCTTTCAGGGAGACGATCTCAGCGCCCCGGACAGCATCATGGCCTGCGTCAAGCACTTTGCCGGTTACGGCGCGGCAGTCGGCGGTCGCGATTATGACTCCTCCGACATCTCTGACGAGCAGATGCAGAATATCTATCTGCCGCCATTCCATGCGACTGTCCATGCGGGAGCGGCTTCCGTTATGAGCGCCTACATGGACCTCAACGGCGTTCCGGCCACAGGGAATCGATGGCTCCTGCACGATGTCTTGCGGAAAGACTGGGGATTCCATGGCCTTGTCGTCAGCGACTGGGACTCTGTTCCCAGCCTCGTTACGCACGGTTTCGCCGCAACTCCTGAGGATGCGGCTGTTCGCGCCGTCAATGCGGGGGTTGATATGGAGATGACCTCGACATCCTTTCGCACCTACCTGGCCGATGCTGTGAAGAAGAAGCTGGTCACCGAAAGTACCATCGACGATGCTGTGCGATCGATTCTGCTCGCGAAATACAAGTTAGGGTTGTTCAAGAACCCGTACGTCTCCCTGGAGCGCTCGCAGAAGGAACTTGTCTCTCCGGAGCAGCGCAGTGTTTCCCGCGCTATCGCTGCGAAAACAGCAGTGCTGCTTCGGAACGAGAACCATCTTCTTCCGCTCAAGAAAGATCTGCGCACGATTGCGCTGATCGGGCCGCTCATCGAATCGCAACCCGACGTAATGGGCTCCTGGAGCCTGGGGGCTCACCCGCAGGACACGGTGACAGTCGTGGAAGGACTCAAGCGTTCGCTTGCGTCCACTGGAACAAAGCTGCTCGCGACAAAAGGCGTTGAGATCGAACGCGGTCAACCTTCCATCTTCGACGATCAGTTTCCCAGCCCCAAGCCAACTCTGACGACCGATGCGCAGAAGCAGGCAGAGTTCAACCACGCTATCGATCTCGTCAGGCAGGCGGATGTCGCGGTGCTGGTCCTTGGCGAGGCCCAGACGATGAGTGGAGAGCGTGCTTCACGATCCACGCTTACGCTGCCTGGAAAGCAGGAGCAGTTACTGGAAGCCGCCGTAGCGACCGGCAAGCCGCTTGTACTGGTCCTGGTGAACGGCCGTCCGCTCAACATCACCTGGGCCTCTCAGCACGTGCCGGCGATTCTCGATGTGTGGTATCCGGGAACGGAAGCTGGGGACGCTATTGCGGACCTGCTCTTCGGCGATGCCGTGCCGGGCGGTAAGCTGCCTGTCACCTGGCCGCGCAGTGTGGGCCAGGTGCCCATCTACTATGCGCGAAATCTTACGCAGATTCCCAACGATCCTGACACCCGCTACTGGGACGGCTCCAGCGCCCCGCTCTATCCTTTCGGTTATGGACTCAGCTATACGACCTTCTCCCTGTCGGATTTGAGGACGAGCGCGAAGGCAGTTCAGGCGGGAGAATCGGTGGATGTTTCGATCGATGTACGGAACACCGGAAGCGTTATCGCCGACGAGGTGGTGCAGCTTTATACGCATCAGCGTGCAGGTTCTGCCTCGCGACCGGTCCGGGAGCTGAAGGGGTTTCGCCGGATTACCCTGAAGCCGAGCGAGCGCCAGACGGTTACCCTTAAGCTCGACACGCATGATCTTGGATTTTGGAGCACGCAGACCCGCAGCCGGTCGATTGAGCCTGGAGTGTTCGATCTCTGGGTGGGAACCGACTCAAACGCAACTGAGCACACAACCCTGGAAGTTACGCCGCAACGTTAG
- a CDS encoding glycoside hydrolase family 5 protein yields the protein MFVRQLLAIVMLSLASLTASAQFAHTQGKQIVDGSGKPLLLRGTSLGNWMVPEGYMWLFDGGPQSAREIEDLVLELLGPEKSQQFWQEYRESYVTRADIHLLHQAGFNSIRIPMHYKFFETEDAEGFRLVDRVVSWAHEEGLYVILDMHAAPGGQTGTNIDDSHGYPWLFDSPMEQAHLVTVWERIARHYQNNPTVLGYDLLNEPIPHYPSLRPLNAKLEPLYKKLAIAIRGIDKHHIFFLGGAQWDTNFSVFGAPFDSNTAYSLHKYWMPVEQSAVQSYVDFRNRYNVPLWLGESGENTDEWISQFRQLLEKNDIGWAFWPYKKLEKNSAVVTVTPPEGWDKIVAFAKLPRGMANVEARLKVRPDQETINRAFDGLLQNIKLEHCHINQGYLSALGLKQVSADNR from the coding sequence ATGTTTGTTCGCCAGCTTCTTGCTATCGTCATGCTTTCGCTCGCTTCGCTGACAGCGAGCGCGCAGTTTGCACACACTCAAGGAAAACAGATCGTCGACGGCAGCGGAAAGCCTCTCCTGCTGCGAGGAACGAGTCTGGGCAACTGGATGGTTCCCGAGGGATACATGTGGCTTTTCGATGGAGGACCACAGTCGGCCCGCGAGATCGAGGACCTCGTTCTGGAGCTTCTCGGACCGGAAAAGTCGCAACAGTTCTGGCAGGAGTATCGCGAGAGCTATGTAACGCGCGCCGACATTCACCTGCTCCATCAGGCCGGCTTCAACTCGATTCGAATTCCGATGCATTACAAGTTTTTTGAGACAGAAGATGCTGAAGGCTTTCGTCTCGTGGATCGAGTCGTCAGTTGGGCGCACGAGGAAGGGCTTTACGTCATCCTCGACATGCATGCAGCTCCCGGAGGGCAGACCGGCACCAATATTGATGACAGCCACGGCTATCCCTGGTTATTCGACAGCCCCATGGAGCAGGCTCATCTGGTAACTGTATGGGAGCGGATCGCGCGCCATTACCAGAACAACCCAACAGTGCTTGGCTACGACCTGCTCAACGAGCCTATTCCGCACTATCCATCGTTACGCCCGTTGAATGCGAAACTCGAACCTCTCTATAAGAAGCTGGCAATTGCCATTCGTGGGATCGACAAGCACCACATCTTCTTCCTCGGAGGCGCGCAGTGGGATACCAATTTCTCGGTCTTCGGTGCGCCGTTTGACAGCAATACAGCCTACAGCCTGCATAAATATTGGATGCCGGTAGAACAGTCCGCCGTACAGAGCTATGTTGATTTTCGCAACCGGTACAACGTTCCGCTGTGGCTCGGTGAATCCGGCGAAAACACCGATGAGTGGATCTCGCAGTTCCGTCAGCTGCTTGAAAAGAACGATATCGGCTGGGCGTTCTGGCCGTACAAGAAGCTTGAAAAGAACTCGGCGGTTGTCACCGTTACGCCACCCGAGGGATGGGACAAGATCGTAGCCTTTGCAAAGCTCCCCAGAGGCATGGCCAATGTGGAAGCTCGTCTGAAGGTCCGCCCGGATCAGGAGACGATCAATCGCGCCTTTGACGGCCTGCTCCAGAACATAAAGTTAGAACATTGCCACATCAACCAGGGGTATCTCTCCGCCCTTGGCCTCAAACAGGTTTCTGCGGACAACAGATAA